From a single Oceanobacillus kimchii X50 genomic region:
- a CDS encoding N-acetylmuramoyl-L-alanine amidase: MRNRSIIFVVGLAVTLFSFLLPSLQLSSAQASSLETFEVNNTVINVRSIPSIDGEIVGQLEKGDQLVAFDEQYGWVQTYYAGKEVWVAKYLLIAKSSNSPSSPNPTLNQSTDLEGYNIIIDPGHGGKDPGAIGINNIQEKELVFSTSLKVVEQLQNHGATVITTRANDNFISLEDRVRISNSYNTHVFISIHYNAAINHSANGITTYIRDNLDRDLGQSIQEAMISSVTLHDRGVRQADFKVLRDTEAPSALLELGFITNFTDLSIVQTEAYQESIAEGITNGVLDYIE, encoded by the coding sequence ATGAGGAATCGTTCTATTATCTTTGTTGTTGGGTTAGCCGTCACTCTATTTTCTTTTCTGTTACCATCTTTGCAGTTATCAAGTGCACAAGCTAGTAGTTTAGAAACCTTTGAAGTAAATAATACGGTAATTAATGTTCGCTCTATACCTTCTATTGACGGTGAAATTGTAGGCCAGTTAGAAAAAGGAGACCAATTGGTAGCTTTTGATGAACAGTATGGTTGGGTACAAACTTATTATGCAGGTAAAGAAGTTTGGGTTGCTAAATACCTGTTAATAGCGAAAAGTTCGAACTCCCCCTCATCACCAAATCCTACACTAAACCAATCTACTGATCTAGAAGGGTATAATATTATCATTGATCCAGGTCATGGAGGAAAAGACCCTGGTGCGATTGGTATCAATAATATACAAGAAAAAGAACTTGTTTTTTCCACTTCTTTAAAAGTGGTAGAGCAGCTCCAAAATCACGGTGCTACAGTAATAACTACGAGAGCAAATGATAATTTCATATCATTAGAGGATCGCGTAAGAATAAGCAACAGCTATAATACTCATGTCTTTATCAGTATTCATTATAATGCAGCAATAAATCATTCTGCTAACGGAATTACTACGTATATTCGAGACAATTTGGATAGAGATTTAGGGCAATCCATTCAAGAAGCAATGATTTCGAGTGTCACGCTTCATGACCGTGGAGTTAGACAGGCCGATTTTAAAGTTTTAAGAGATACAGAAGCTCCTTCTGCATTACTAGAGTTAGGTTTTATAACAAATTTCACTGATTTATCTATTGTCCAAACAGAAGCGTATCAAGAAAGTATTGCTGAGGGTATCACGAATGGAGTCCTTGATTATATAGAATAG
- a CDS encoding NADH-dependent flavin oxidoreductase: protein MNTNNHDMFSPLTFKNGVELKNRLVMAPMTHYSSNPDGTVSDEEISYYARRSKDVGMVITATTYVTPNGKGFPNQFSAVEDNMVPSLSKLAKGIQDEGAKAILQIFHGGKMCPPSLVPDGDVVSASDIPANSEAVKPRPLKEAEIEEIIEAFGETTRRAIEAGYDGVEIHGANGYLIQQFFSPYSNRREDRFGGSLEKRMTFPLAVIDKVQSVVAEHADESFIVGYRFSPEEPETPGITMGETLKFVDVLAEKKLDYLHVSLMSFFSNARRGVEDLNKMRISYLLETIDNRVPLIGVGSIYTAEDAKKAFETGIPLLALGRELIIDPDWVEKVAEGRDDEIITEINKEKQEELVVPDPLWKVIIHTPGWFPGV from the coding sequence ATGAACACAAATAATCACGATATGTTTTCCCCATTAACATTTAAAAATGGAGTTGAATTAAAGAATCGTTTGGTAATGGCGCCGATGACACATTACTCATCCAACCCAGATGGAACGGTAAGTGATGAAGAGATAAGTTATTATGCTCGCCGTTCTAAAGACGTAGGCATGGTCATTACTGCAACAACTTATGTAACACCTAATGGAAAGGGATTTCCCAATCAATTTTCGGCAGTTGAAGATAACATGGTCCCGAGTTTAAGTAAACTGGCAAAAGGAATTCAAGACGAGGGCGCCAAGGCCATATTACAAATTTTCCATGGAGGAAAAATGTGTCCACCCTCTCTTGTTCCAGATGGAGACGTTGTAAGTGCTAGTGACATCCCAGCAAATAGCGAAGCTGTAAAACCGCGTCCCTTAAAAGAAGCAGAAATAGAAGAAATTATTGAAGCTTTCGGTGAAACGACACGTAGAGCCATTGAAGCAGGCTATGATGGCGTTGAAATTCACGGAGCTAATGGCTACTTAATTCAGCAATTCTTTTCTCCGTATTCTAACCGACGTGAAGACCGGTTTGGAGGAAGTTTGGAAAAGCGGATGACTTTCCCACTCGCTGTTATTGATAAAGTACAAAGCGTTGTGGCAGAACATGCAGATGAATCATTTATTGTAGGTTACCGTTTTTCACCGGAAGAGCCAGAAACACCAGGAATTACGATGGGTGAAACACTAAAATTCGTCGATGTTTTAGCAGAGAAAAAATTAGATTATCTACATGTTTCCTTAATGAGCTTTTTCTCCAATGCCAGAAGAGGTGTAGAAGATTTAAATAAAATGCGAATTAGCTATCTTCTAGAAACGATCGATAATCGTGTACCATTAATTGGTGTTGGTTCTATCTATACAGCAGAAGATGCCAAGAAAGCATTTGAGACTGGTATCCCGCTTCTCGCATTAGGAAGAGAGCTTATCATCGATCCTGATTGGGTAGAAAAAGTCGCTGAAGGAAGAGATGATGAAATTATTACCGAAATTAATAAAGAGAAACAGGAAGAATTAGTAGTTCCAGATCCACTTTGGAAAGTTATTATCCATACACCAGGATGGTTTCCTGGAGTATAG
- a CDS encoding cytosine deaminase — MLIKNATLRGKEGQWHITIQDGKFAAITQKQEEVPETKEVIDAKGALVLPPFVEPHIHLDTTLTAGEPEWNQSGTLFEGIQRWSQRKESLTQEDVKTRAKTALKWQIAQGIQHVRTHVDVTDPSLTAHKAMLEVKKEMADFIDIQLVAFPQEGIPSYPNGAELLEEALKMGADVVGGIPHFEFTREYGVESMKTAFDLAEKYDRLVDIHCDEIDDEQSRFVEVVAKEAYERGMGARTTASHTTAMGSYNDAYTAKLFRLLKLSNINFVSNPLVNIHLQGRFDSYPKRRGLTRVKELQEAGLNICFGHDDIFDPWYPLGTGNMLQVLQMGIHASQLMGYEQIVNSIDMITKNSAKTLHIEDKYGIEEGKPANFIVMTAENEYEVIRKQATVRYSFRNGKLISQTKPSETAITLGNATERVTFDRN; from the coding sequence ATGCTTATAAAAAATGCAACATTACGTGGAAAAGAAGGACAATGGCATATAACCATTCAAGATGGCAAGTTTGCTGCGATTACCCAAAAACAAGAGGAAGTGCCGGAAACAAAAGAAGTAATTGATGCAAAAGGGGCGCTCGTTTTACCTCCTTTTGTTGAACCGCATATACATTTAGATACAACTTTAACTGCTGGGGAGCCGGAATGGAATCAGAGCGGTACGTTGTTTGAGGGGATTCAGCGTTGGTCACAGCGCAAAGAGTCGCTAACACAAGAGGATGTAAAAACAAGGGCGAAAACAGCTTTAAAATGGCAAATTGCCCAAGGAATTCAACATGTGCGGACGCATGTTGATGTGACGGACCCTAGCCTAACCGCGCATAAAGCCATGCTGGAAGTGAAAAAAGAGATGGCAGATTTTATTGATATTCAGCTTGTTGCCTTTCCGCAAGAAGGAATTCCTTCTTATCCTAATGGAGCGGAATTGCTAGAAGAAGCATTGAAAATGGGAGCAGATGTGGTCGGGGGTATTCCTCATTTTGAATTCACGAGAGAATATGGCGTTGAGTCGATGAAGACGGCGTTTGACTTGGCAGAGAAATATGATCGTTTAGTCGATATTCACTGTGATGAAATTGATGACGAGCAGTCTCGGTTTGTAGAAGTGGTAGCCAAAGAGGCATATGAACGTGGCATGGGTGCACGGACGACAGCAAGTCATACGACAGCAATGGGCTCTTACAATGATGCCTATACAGCAAAGTTATTCCGTTTGTTGAAGCTCTCAAATATTAACTTTGTGTCCAATCCACTTGTAAACATTCATTTGCAGGGAAGATTTGATTCTTATCCAAAGCGCCGAGGTCTAACGCGCGTAAAAGAATTACAGGAAGCTGGCTTAAACATTTGCTTTGGCCATGATGATATCTTTGATCCATGGTATCCGTTAGGGACAGGGAACATGCTTCAGGTCTTGCAAATGGGGATTCACGCATCGCAATTAATGGGGTATGAACAAATTGTCAACTCTATTGATATGATTACCAAAAATAGTGCGAAGACATTACACATTGAAGACAAATACGGAATTGAAGAAGGCAAGCCAGCGAACTTTATCGTCATGACAGCCGAGAATGAGTATGAAGTCATACGCAAGCAGGCGACAGTAAGATATTCCTTCAGAAATGGAAAATTAATTTCCCAGACGAAGCCAAGCGAAACAGCAATTACTCTGGGAAATGCTACAGAGAGAGTCACATTTGATCGGAATTAG